One Gloeobacter morelensis MG652769 DNA window includes the following coding sequences:
- a CDS encoding helix-turn-helix domain-containing protein, translated as MSHADAINPNHGTRPTNLIGPQVRYLRERLGLTQDELAGRLCRYGLELDYVKIGQIENGKRRVVDWELVGFARALGVSVTWLLCGEDGRL; from the coding sequence ATGTCCCACGCAGATGCGATTAACCCTAACCACGGCACCCGCCCCACCAATTTGATCGGACCGCAGGTGCGCTACCTGCGCGAGCGGCTGGGGCTGACCCAGGACGAGTTGGCGGGGCGGCTGTGCCGCTACGGGTTGGAACTCGACTACGTCAAAATCGGACAAATCGAAAACGGCAAGCGCCGGGTCGTCGATTGGGAGCTGGTGGGCTTCGCGCGGGCGCTCGGGGTGTCGGTGACCTGGTTGCTCTGTGGAGAAGACGGGAGGTTGTAG
- a CDS encoding sigma-70 family RNA polymerase sigma factor: protein MATTELSESMAQPSDAQLFYALRSGERTAMVSLYRRYASVVYGLALSILKNPQEAEDLSQEIFLSLWRGGGYNPERGSLSSYLMLLTRSRALDKLRARGRKLKMVERVGQVNLGEPSGVTPLERATVDECCERVREAVASLPLKERQVLELSVFGGLSYPQIAAQTGTPLGTIKRWARKGMLQLKEDLKALIE from the coding sequence ATGGCGACTACCGAATTGTCCGAATCGATGGCCCAACCGAGCGATGCGCAGCTGTTCTATGCCCTGCGCTCAGGTGAGCGCACGGCGATGGTGAGCTTGTACCGCCGCTATGCGAGCGTCGTCTATGGCCTGGCCCTGTCCATTCTCAAAAATCCTCAGGAGGCCGAAGACCTCAGCCAGGAGATCTTTTTGAGCCTCTGGCGCGGCGGCGGCTACAACCCGGAGCGCGGTTCGCTGTCGAGCTATTTGATGTTGCTCACCCGCTCGCGCGCCCTCGACAAATTGCGCGCCCGCGGCCGCAAACTCAAGATGGTCGAGCGGGTCGGCCAGGTGAATCTGGGCGAACCCTCCGGGGTGACTCCCCTGGAGCGGGCCACCGTCGACGAGTGCTGCGAGCGGGTGCGCGAGGCGGTGGCCAGTTTGCCCCTCAAGGAGCGCCAGGTGCTCGAACTGAGCGTGTTTGGCGGCCTGAGTTATCCGCAGATCGCCGCCCAGACGGGCACCCCGCTGGGCACCATCAAGCGCTGGGCGCGCAAGGGCATGCTGCAGCTCAAAGAAGACCTCAAGGCACTCATCGAATAG
- the hemB gene encoding porphobilinogen synthase, protein MFPSVRPRRLRTTPTLRRMVRENHLHPEDLVSPIFVVPGSGFAREVSSMPGVFQLSVDKAVEEAREVWNLGIPSVILFGIPEQKDAGATGAWHDHGIVQEASAAIKAALPDLVVMADTCLCEYTNHGHCGVIGLSDTMGHVLNDPTLAILGKTAVAQARAGADVIAPSGMMDGMVRAIRTALDEAGFTDTPILSYAAKYASAYYGPFRDAAESTPQFGDRRTYQMDPANSREALKEIALDIAEGADMLMVKPALAYLDILHRVKAATHLPVAAYNVSGEYAMVKAGALKGWIDEERVVMETLMSMKRAGADLILTYHAKDAARWLGA, encoded by the coding sequence ATGTTTCCGTCTGTTCGCCCGCGCCGATTGCGTACGACGCCTACCCTGCGCCGGATGGTGCGCGAAAACCATTTGCACCCCGAAGATCTAGTGAGCCCCATCTTCGTAGTGCCGGGATCGGGCTTTGCCCGCGAGGTCTCCTCGATGCCCGGCGTCTTTCAGCTGTCGGTGGATAAGGCTGTCGAGGAGGCGCGCGAAGTGTGGAATCTGGGTATTCCCTCGGTGATTCTTTTTGGCATCCCCGAGCAAAAGGACGCCGGGGCCACGGGCGCCTGGCACGACCACGGCATCGTCCAGGAGGCGAGTGCCGCCATCAAGGCGGCCCTGCCGGATCTGGTGGTGATGGCCGACACCTGCCTGTGCGAGTACACCAACCATGGCCACTGCGGCGTCATCGGGTTGAGCGACACGATGGGCCATGTCCTCAACGATCCGACCCTTGCCATCTTAGGCAAGACCGCCGTCGCCCAGGCGCGCGCCGGGGCGGATGTGATCGCTCCTTCCGGGATGATGGACGGCATGGTGCGGGCCATCCGCACGGCCCTCGACGAAGCGGGTTTCACCGACACGCCGATTCTTTCTTACGCGGCGAAGTACGCCTCCGCCTACTACGGTCCTTTTCGGGACGCCGCCGAATCGACCCCCCAGTTTGGCGATCGGCGCACCTACCAGATGGACCCGGCCAACAGCCGCGAGGCACTCAAAGAAATTGCCCTCGACATCGCCGAGGGTGCCGACATGCTGATGGTCAAACCGGCCCTGGCCTACCTGGATATCCTGCACCGCGTCAAAGCGGCGACCCACCTGCCGGTAGCCGCCTACAACGTCTCAGGCGAGTACGCGATGGTCAAAGCCGGTGCCCTCAAAGGCTGGATCGACGAGGAGCGGGTCGTGATGGAGACGCTGATGTCGATGAAACGCGCCGGGGCGGACCTGATCTTGACCTACCATGCCAAGGACGCCGCCCGCTGGCTCGGGGCCTGA
- a CDS encoding NB-ARC domain-containing protein, protein MNHPPKAKRRRGFRLTPQGWQRLHEARCELENRTNGGERFTLEELSDRIGLDPSTVAKVLTAEEGVDKQTLFRCFQAFGLDLGSGDYARPEAVEPSEPVPPRSARQDWGEAVDVSLFYGRTEELATLEDWLVRERCRLVALLGMGGIGKSTLAVKLARQTQEHFEHLVWRSLRNAPPLGELLGELIECLCDSPPVNLPTSTEGRLSKLIECLRRSRTLLILDNGESLLSGAEQTGTYREGCEAYAELFRQVGEVPHASCLILTSREKPKEVASLEGASLPVRSLRLGGLREDEGEAILEAKGLSGSPDERRSLVECYRGNPLALKIVSTSIQELFGGAIGEFFIHGAVVFNGIRNLLEQQFDRLTHFEKQLMYWLAIHRELVSAAQLREDTVPAAPTPRLLEALESLLRRSLIERSSAGFTQQPVVMEFTAERLIEQVCAEIEHGPIALLKSHALMKAQSKDYVRETQVRLIVRPILDELLTSLGSRRSLEQRLFAVLEAQREHSPLEPGYVGGNALNLLCELKSDLAGRDFSRLAIWQAYLQKVSLHRTNFAGADLARSVFAQTFGGILFVAYSPHGELLAIGDDSGEVRLWRVRDGQQQLSFRGHTDWISALAFSPDGSVLASGSEDQTIKLWDTATGQCLRTLTGHGGWVYSVAFSPDGTLIASSSPSDETVRLWDAAGGQCTRTFKSRTGRMWSVAFSPDGHTLAAASLDRTVKLWDVRTGERLGTLAGHTDQVLSVAFSPDGGVLASGSHDQTLKLWKVTTGTCLSTLTGHTGRIRAISFSPDGEWLASSSLDCTVKLWDAATGACLRTFTGHSGQVWSVSFAPDGQTLASGSLDQTVRIWDAATGQCLRTLQGNAGWIWSVSFAPDGQTLASGSLDRTVRIWDVPSGRCVRTLTGHSSWVWSVAFSPDGRTLASGSFDQTIKLWDAATGQCLRTLSGHNNWVRSVAFSPDGHTLASGSHDQTVKLWEVSSGQCLRTLTGHSSWVWSVAFSPDGRTVASGSFDQTVRIWNAATGECLHTLKVDSSQVWSVAFSPDGRTLAGGSGNYAVWLWDTATGECLRTLTGHTSQVWSVAFSPDGRTVVSSSHDQTVRLWDTATGECLRTLTGHTSQVWSVAFSPDGRTVVSGSQDETIRLWDSHTGQPLELLRADRLYEGMDITGVTGLTDAQKSMLQALGAVEAAG, encoded by the coding sequence ATGAACCACCCCCCCAAGGCAAAACGCAGGCGCGGCTTCCGGCTGACCCCCCAGGGCTGGCAGCGACTGCACGAGGCGCGCTGCGAACTGGAGAACCGGACGAACGGCGGCGAGCGCTTTACCCTCGAAGAACTGAGCGACCGCATCGGCCTTGATCCGAGCACCGTCGCCAAGGTGCTCACAGCAGAAGAAGGGGTCGATAAACAGACGCTCTTTCGCTGCTTCCAGGCGTTCGGTCTGGATCTAGGTTCCGGCGACTATGCTCGGCCGGAAGCGGTGGAGCCCTCGGAGCCGGTCCCGCCGCGCTCTGCACGTCAGGATTGGGGTGAGGCGGTCGATGTGTCCTTGTTCTATGGGCGCACCGAGGAACTGGCCACCCTCGAAGACTGGCTGGTCCGCGAGCGCTGCCGGTTGGTGGCGCTGCTGGGTATGGGCGGCATCGGCAAATCCACCCTCGCCGTCAAGCTCGCCCGCCAGACCCAGGAGCACTTCGAGCATTTGGTCTGGCGCTCGCTGCGCAACGCTCCGCCGCTCGGCGAACTGCTCGGCGAGCTTATCGAGTGCCTGTGCGACAGCCCACCGGTGAACCTGCCCACGAGCACCGAGGGGCGTCTCTCGAAGCTGATCGAATGCCTGCGCCGTTCGCGCACGCTGTTGATTCTGGATAATGGCGAGTCGCTATTAAGCGGCGCCGAGCAGACCGGCACCTACCGCGAGGGCTGCGAGGCCTACGCAGAATTGTTCCGGCAGGTGGGAGAGGTGCCCCACGCCAGTTGCTTGATCCTCACCAGCCGCGAGAAACCCAAGGAAGTCGCTTCGCTGGAGGGGGCGAGCCTGCCGGTGCGTTCGCTGCGGTTGGGCGGTCTGCGCGAGGACGAGGGCGAAGCGATTCTGGAGGCGAAGGGGCTCAGCGGCAGCCCCGACGAGCGCCGCAGTCTGGTGGAATGCTACCGGGGCAATCCCCTGGCGCTCAAGATCGTTTCCACATCGATTCAAGAGTTGTTCGGCGGTGCCATCGGCGAATTTTTTATCCACGGCGCAGTCGTCTTCAACGGTATCCGCAACCTGCTGGAGCAACAGTTCGACCGGCTCACCCACTTCGAAAAACAGCTGATGTACTGGCTAGCCATCCACCGGGAACTGGTGAGCGCCGCCCAGCTTCGAGAAGACACCGTCCCAGCCGCCCCGACCCCCAGGTTGCTCGAAGCGCTCGAATCGCTGTTGCGCCGCTCGCTTATCGAGCGCAGTAGCGCAGGTTTTACCCAGCAGCCGGTGGTGATGGAATTTACCGCCGAGCGGCTGATCGAGCAGGTGTGTGCCGAAATCGAGCACGGACCTATTGCACTGTTGAAATCCCACGCTCTGATGAAGGCCCAATCGAAAGATTACGTCCGCGAGACGCAGGTGCGCCTGATCGTGCGGCCCATCCTCGACGAGTTGCTCACCAGCCTGGGCAGCAGGCGCAGCCTGGAGCAGCGGCTTTTTGCCGTCCTGGAAGCCCAGCGCGAGCACTCGCCCCTAGAACCCGGTTACGTGGGCGGCAATGCCCTCAATTTGCTATGCGAACTGAAAAGCGATCTGGCCGGCCGGGATTTTTCGCGCCTCGCCATCTGGCAGGCATACTTGCAAAAAGTCAGTCTGCACCGCACAAATTTTGCCGGTGCGGATCTAGCGCGATCGGTCTTTGCCCAAACCTTCGGCGGCATCCTGTTCGTCGCCTACAGCCCGCATGGGGAATTGCTCGCCATCGGCGACGACAGCGGCGAGGTGCGCCTGTGGCGAGTGCGCGACGGCCAACAGCAGCTAAGCTTTCGGGGCCATACCGACTGGATCAGCGCCCTTGCCTTCAGTCCCGACGGGAGCGTGCTTGCCAGCGGCAGCGAAGATCAGACCATCAAACTGTGGGATACAGCCACGGGGCAGTGTCTGCGCACGCTTACCGGTCACGGTGGTTGGGTGTACTCGGTCGCCTTCAGCCCCGATGGGACGCTGATAGCGAGCAGCAGCCCCTCCGACGAGACCGTCCGGCTGTGGGATGCGGCCGGCGGTCAGTGCACCCGGACGTTCAAGTCGCGCACGGGTCGGATGTGGTCGGTGGCCTTCAGTCCGGACGGGCACACCCTCGCCGCGGCAAGCCTCGATCGCACCGTCAAGCTCTGGGATGTGAGAACCGGCGAGCGCCTGGGCACCCTCGCTGGCCACACCGACCAAGTACTCTCGGTCGCCTTCAGTCCCGACGGCGGTGTGCTGGCCAGCGGCAGCCACGACCAGACCCTCAAACTCTGGAAAGTGACGACCGGTACCTGCCTGAGCACCCTCACCGGCCACACCGGCCGCATCCGCGCGATCTCCTTCAGCCCGGACGGAGAATGGCTGGCCAGCAGCAGCCTCGATTGCACCGTCAAGCTCTGGGACGCAGCCACAGGCGCATGCCTGCGCACCTTCACCGGCCACAGCGGCCAGGTCTGGTCGGTGAGCTTTGCCCCGGACGGCCAGACGCTAGCGAGCGGCAGCCTCGATCAAACCGTGCGGATCTGGGATGCGGCCACCGGCCAGTGTCTGCGCACGCTGCAGGGCAACGCCGGCTGGATCTGGTCGGTGAGCTTTGCCCCGGACGGCCAGACGCTAGCGAGCGGCAGCCTCGATCGCACCGTGCGGATCTGGGATGTACCCTCGGGCCGTTGTGTGCGCACCCTCACCGGCCACAGCAGTTGGGTGTGGTCGGTGGCTTTTAGCCCCGACGGCCGCACCCTGGCCAGCGGCAGCTTCGATCAGACCATCAAACTCTGGGATGCGGCCACCGGCCAGTGCCTGCGCACCCTCTCGGGCCACAACAACTGGGTGCGTTCGGTGGCTTTTAGCCCCGACGGCCACACCCTGGCCAGCGGCAGCCACGACCAGACGGTGAAATTGTGGGAGGTTTCCTCCGGCCAGTGCCTGCGCACCCTGACTGGTCACAGCAGTTGGGTGTGGTCGGTGGCTTTTAGCCCCGACGGCCGAACGGTGGCCAGCGGCAGCTTCGATCAGACCGTTCGGATCTGGAATGCCGCTACAGGCGAATGCCTCCATACGCTCAAAGTCGACAGCAGCCAGGTGTGGTCGGTGGCCTTCAGCCCGGATGGCCGCACCCTGGCAGGCGGCAGCGGCAACTACGCCGTCTGGCTCTGGGACACGGCCACCGGCGAGTGCCTGCGGACGCTTACCGGGCACACCAGTCAGGTGTGGTCAGTCGCCTTCAGCCCCGACGGCCGGACGGTCGTCAGCAGCAGCCACGACCAGACGGTCAGACTCTGGGACACGGCCACCGGCGAGTGCCTGCGGACGCTCACCGGGCACACCAGTCAGGTGTGGTCGGTGGCTTTTAGCCCCGACGGCCGCACCGTCGTCAGCGGCAGTCAGGACGAAACGATTCGGCTGTGGGACAGTCACACCGGCCAACCCCTCGAATTGCTGCGCGCCGACCGGCTCTACGAGGGCATGGACATCACCGGGGTGACGGGTCTGACCGACGCCCAAAAGTCGATGCTCCAGGCTTTGGGGGCAGTGGAGGCGGCAGGCTAA
- a CDS encoding Rpn family recombination-promoting nuclease/putative transposase, with product MAYDNLCKLLAEQAPIAFATWLLRRPVSTASVLKTELSIEPIRADSVSFLAAEGSILHIEFQIKYDSDPPLPLRMLDYFVRLSRRHRQPIEQVLVLLREPAGSATIEQEYRSENTLHRYRVVCLWEEDPEPLLADRALLPLATLARAPSAEELLGRVARQLGTIEEPVQRRDIATFATILAGLKFDAGLLAQIFPEGMMRESVIFQQILQEGRKAGQSEGRAEGRAEGQLEGERRVLLRQLGRKFGPLPDTLVQQVQAIVDLAQLEQLADAVLDAGSIGDFRSRL from the coding sequence ATGGCTTACGACAACCTCTGCAAACTGCTGGCCGAGCAGGCGCCAATCGCCTTTGCCACCTGGCTGCTTCGCCGTCCTGTTTCCACGGCCAGTGTCTTGAAAACCGAGTTGAGTATCGAGCCTATCCGAGCCGACTCGGTATCTTTTCTGGCCGCCGAGGGTAGCATTTTGCATATCGAATTTCAGATAAAGTACGATTCTGATCCGCCCCTGCCGTTGCGCATGCTCGATTACTTTGTGCGACTGTCCCGGCGCCACCGCCAGCCGATCGAGCAGGTGCTGGTTCTGCTGCGGGAACCGGCCGGCAGCGCAACGATTGAGCAGGAGTACCGCTCGGAGAATACGTTGCACCGCTACCGGGTCGTGTGCCTTTGGGAGGAAGACCCGGAACCTCTGCTTGCGGATCGGGCTTTATTGCCGCTGGCCACTTTGGCTAGGGCGCCATCGGCCGAGGAACTGCTCGGCCGGGTCGCACGGCAACTCGGTACGATAGAGGAGCCGGTGCAGCGGCGAGACATCGCAACCTTTGCCACCATCCTGGCTGGTTTAAAGTTCGATGCGGGGTTGCTCGCTCAAATTTTTCCGGAGGGTATGATGCGTGAGTCGGTGATATTTCAGCAAATCCTGCAGGAAGGACGAAAGGCAGGTCAATCCGAGGGACGGGCCGAGGGACGGGCCGAGGGACAGCTTGAAGGTGAGCGCCGCGTACTGCTGCGGCAACTGGGTCGCAAGTTCGGTCCTTTGCCGGACACACTGGTGCAGCAGGTGCAAGCGATTGTGGATCTTGCTCAGCTTGAGCAACTGGCGGACGCGGTGCTCGACGCCGGCAGCATTGGTGACTTTCGCAGCAGATTGTAG
- the cbiT gene encoding precorrin-6Y C5,15-methyltransferase subunit CbiT, translating to MSESGPSSGRPWPYASPGIPDEWFERIPGIPLSPREVRVLMLSQLRLSCRLRFWDIGAGTGTLPVEAALLCPTAPIVAIERDEEVAELIERNCRKFGVTNVQVERGSAPECLADLADDPDRVCIEGGQALAGILHSVWPRLKAGGRVVAVTSTLEGLYRLTEGFAELQARQVEVVQAGIYRLERRGAQQAFMALDPTFVLSGEKI from the coding sequence TTGAGCGAGAGCGGACCTTCGAGCGGCAGACCCTGGCCCTACGCCTCTCCGGGCATTCCGGACGAGTGGTTCGAGCGCATCCCGGGCATTCCCCTCTCGCCTCGGGAGGTGCGGGTGCTGATGCTCTCGCAGTTGCGCCTCAGTTGTCGGCTGCGGTTCTGGGATATCGGCGCCGGGACCGGAACGCTCCCGGTGGAAGCGGCCTTACTGTGTCCCACCGCCCCGATCGTTGCCATCGAGCGCGACGAAGAAGTAGCGGAGCTTATCGAGCGCAACTGCCGCAAATTTGGGGTCACCAATGTGCAGGTTGAGCGCGGCAGTGCCCCCGAATGTCTCGCCGACCTCGCAGACGATCCCGATCGCGTTTGCATCGAAGGGGGACAAGCTTTGGCCGGTATCTTGCACTCGGTCTGGCCGCGGCTGAAGGCGGGGGGACGGGTGGTGGCGGTCACTTCCACCCTCGAAGGACTCTACCGTCTCACCGAAGGGTTCGCCGAACTGCAGGCGCGCCAGGTGGAGGTGGTGCAGGCGGGCATTTACCGACTGGAGCGGCGAGGTGCCCAGCAGGCTTTTATGGCCCTCGATCCTACCTTTGTGCTGAGCGGCGAAAAAATCTAG
- the fabG gene encoding 3-oxoacyl-ACP reductase FabG: MQGRHVLLTGGTGGLGLGVTPAVLARGAHLTIPFIAQQEVERLKNHLSPADLSRVRFVEANLAEEASVEGLVAALERVDVLIHLVGGFNMGPTHQYTYAAWKRDFELNLDTTFLLCKHCLGRMLTTGYGRIVTVGSRGALEPAGQLAAYSAAKAGVVALTKAIAAETKGTGITANVVLPSVIDTPGNRAAMGAENADKWVKPESLAEVICFLASEAARDVRGAAVPVYGSV; the protein is encoded by the coding sequence ATGCAGGGAAGGCACGTATTGCTCACCGGCGGCACGGGCGGTTTGGGTCTGGGGGTGACCCCGGCGGTGCTGGCGCGAGGGGCGCATTTGACGATCCCGTTTATCGCGCAGCAGGAAGTCGAGCGCCTCAAAAATCATCTCTCCCCGGCGGATCTGAGCCGCGTGCGCTTTGTGGAGGCGAACCTGGCCGAGGAGGCGAGTGTCGAGGGATTGGTGGCTGCGCTGGAGCGGGTCGACGTGCTTATCCATCTGGTGGGAGGGTTCAACATGGGACCGACCCACCAGTACACCTACGCCGCCTGGAAGCGCGACTTCGAGTTGAACCTGGATACGACGTTTTTATTGTGTAAGCACTGCCTGGGGCGGATGCTGACCACGGGCTACGGACGGATCGTCACGGTCGGTTCGCGCGGTGCGCTGGAGCCTGCCGGGCAACTGGCCGCCTATTCGGCGGCAAAAGCCGGGGTGGTGGCGCTCACCAAGGCGATCGCCGCCGAGACCAAAGGCACCGGGATCACCGCCAATGTCGTGCTGCCGAGCGTCATCGACACCCCCGGCAACCGGGCGGCGATGGGTGCAGAAAATGCCGACAAGTGGGTCAAACCCGAGTCGCTCGCCGAGGTGATTTGTTTTCTCGCTTCGGAGGCGGCCCGCGATGTACGCGGGGCGGCGGTGCCGGTTTACGGCAGCGTTTAG
- a CDS encoding RpoD/SigA family RNA polymerase sigma factor: MVRARHRDLEEQPFSLDEGNLPSRSEAQGSDDLVDLYLNEIGRIPRVTPEEEIHLARRIQAKLGIDAAREELLVMRLGRPSAEEDVAAFIGCDPKALIEATRQGLWAQRKLINANLRLVVSIAKKYIGRNVPFLDLIQEGNIGLMRATEKFDPEKGYRFSTYATWWIRQSITRAIANQARTIRLPIHMVEKVRKVRREMRMATLELGRRPSEDELASRLAIKVKKLRTIQEVSRQPVSLDMPVGSEGDISLGEMIEDGTAERPFDELVQKALASELYAAMNVLKPVEREVLALRFGLKGEEALTLREVGERFDLTRERIRQIESEALRKLRRSKRKQILEQYVGR, from the coding sequence GTGGTGAGAGCGAGGCACCGCGATTTGGAGGAGCAACCCTTTAGCCTTGATGAGGGCAATCTGCCCTCCAGGAGCGAGGCCCAGGGTAGTGACGACCTGGTCGATCTCTATCTCAACGAGATTGGTCGCATCCCGCGGGTAACCCCTGAGGAAGAAATTCATCTGGCCCGCCGCATCCAGGCGAAGCTAGGCATCGACGCGGCGCGCGAGGAGCTGCTGGTCATGCGACTGGGTCGGCCCTCGGCGGAGGAGGATGTGGCTGCCTTTATAGGCTGCGATCCCAAGGCCCTCATCGAGGCGACCCGCCAGGGGCTGTGGGCGCAGCGCAAGCTCATCAACGCCAATTTGCGCCTGGTGGTCTCGATCGCCAAAAAATACATCGGTCGCAATGTGCCCTTTCTCGATCTCATCCAGGAGGGCAACATTGGCCTGATGCGCGCCACCGAGAAGTTCGACCCCGAAAAAGGCTACCGCTTCTCGACCTACGCCACCTGGTGGATCCGCCAGAGCATCACCCGCGCCATCGCCAACCAGGCGCGCACGATTCGCCTGCCCATTCACATGGTTGAAAAAGTGCGCAAGGTGCGCCGCGAGATGCGCATGGCGACGCTAGAACTGGGCCGGCGGCCGAGCGAGGACGAACTCGCTTCCCGTCTGGCGATCAAAGTCAAGAAGCTGCGCACCATTCAAGAAGTCTCCCGCCAGCCGGTGTCCCTCGACATGCCCGTGGGCAGCGAAGGGGACATTTCACTGGGCGAGATGATCGAGGACGGCACCGCGGAGCGGCCCTTCGACGAACTGGTACAAAAAGCGCTGGCAAGCGAACTGTACGCGGCGATGAATGTACTTAAGCCCGTAGAGCGCGAGGTTCTCGCCCTGCGCTTCGGCCTCAAAGGTGAAGAGGCCCTCACCCTGCGCGAGGTGGGTGAGCGCTTCGATCTGACCCGTGAGCGCATCCGGCAGATCGAATCGGAAGCGCTGCGCAAGCTGCGGCGCAGCAAGCGCAAGCAGATCCTGGAGCAGTATGTAGGCAGGTAA